A single genomic interval of Mangifera indica cultivar Alphonso chromosome 5, CATAS_Mindica_2.1, whole genome shotgun sequence harbors:
- the LOC123217392 gene encoding transcription factor PRE6-like, with the protein MSSRRSRSRQSGVSRISDDQISDLVSKLQQLIPEVRSQRSDKVSPSKILQETCDYIRSLHKEVDDLSDRLSALLAATDSNSAEAAIIRSLLM; encoded by the exons ATGTCAAGCAGAAGGTCACGTTCGAGGCAGTCCGGAGTTTCAAGGATCTCTGATGATCAGATCAGCGATCTTGTATCAAAACTGCAACAACTTATTCCTGAGGTTCGGTCTCAGCGCTCCGACAAG GTATCGCCTTCTAAGATTTTACAGGAGACTTGTGACTATATTAGAAGCTTACACAAGGAGGTTGATGATCTTAGCGACCGTTTATCCGCACTGTTAGCTGCGACAGACAGCAATAGTGCTGAAGCAGCCATAATTCGGAGCTTACTTATGTAA